The Symphalangus syndactylus isolate Jambi chromosome 3, NHGRI_mSymSyn1-v2.1_pri, whole genome shotgun sequence genome has a segment encoding these proteins:
- the DNAJC25 gene encoding dnaJ homolog subfamily C member 25, whose product MGAPLLSPGRGAGAAGRRWWMLLAPLLLALLMVRPAGALVEGLYCGTRDCYEVLGVSRSAGKAEIARAYRQLARRYHPDRYRPQPGDEGPGRTPQSAEEAFLLVATAYETLKDEETRKDYDYMLDHPEEYYSHYYHYYSRRLAPKVDVRVVILVSVCAISVFQFFSWWNSYNKAISYLATVPKYRIQATEIAKQQGLLKKAKEKGKNKKSKEEIRDEEENIIKNIIKSKIDIKGGYQKPQICDLLLFQIILAPFHLCSYIVWYCRWIYNFNIKGKEYGEEERLYIIRKSMKMSKSQFDSLEDHQKETFLKRELWIKENYEVYKQEQEEELKKKLANDPRWKRYRRWMKNEGPGRLTFVDD is encoded by the exons ATGGGGGCGCCGCTGCTCTCTCCCGGCCGGGGAGCCGGGGCTGCCGGCCGGCGCTGGTGGATGCTGCTGGCGCCCCTTCTGCTGGCGCTGCTGATGGTGAGGCCCGCGGGGGCCCTGGTGGAGGGGCTCTACTGCGGCACGCGGGACTGCTACGAGGTGCTGGGCGTGAGCCGCTCGGCGGGCAAGGCGGAGATCGCGCGGGCCTACCGCCAGCTGGCACGGCGCTACCACCCCGACCGCTACCGGCCCCAGCCCGGCGACGAGGGCCCCGGGCGGACGCCGCAGAGCGCCGAGGAAGCTTTCCTGCTGGTGGCAACCGCCTACGAGACACTCAAG GATGAAGAAACACGAAAAGATTATGATTACATGCTGGATCATCCAGAAGAGTACTACAGCCATTACTACCACTACTATAGCAGGCGCTTGGCCCCTAAGGTGGATGTTAGAGTCGTGATTTTGGTCAGCGTGTGTGCTATTTCGGTGTTTCAG TTTTTCAGCTGGTGGAATAGCTACAATAAGGCAATCAGCTACCTAGCCACAGTGCCCAAGTACCGTATCCAAGCTACAGAGATTGCCAAGCAGCAGGGACTGCtcaaaaaagccaaagaaaaaggcaaaaacaaaaagtcCAAAGAAGAAATTCGTGATGAGGAGGAGAACATCATAAAGaacattataaaaagtaaaatagatatAAAGGGGGGCTATCAGAAACCCCAAATCTGTGATCTTCTCCTGTTTCAAATTATCTTAGCTCCTTTTCACCTATGCTCATATATAGTTTGGTATTGCCGGTGGATCTATAATTTTAACATCAAAGGCAAAGAatatggagaggaagagagattatACATTATACGTAAATCTATGAAGATGTCAAAGTCTCAATTTGATAGTCTAGAAGATCATCAGAAAGAAACTTTTCTTAAACGAGAGCTCTGGATCAAGGAGAATTATGAG GTCTACAAGCAAGAACAAGaggaagaattaaagaaaaagttgGCAAATGACCCCAGATGGAAGAGATACAGGAGATGGATGAAGAATGAAGGGCCTGGGCGGTTAACATTTGTGGATGACTGA